Proteins encoded in a region of the Sphingomonas jaspsi DSM 18422 genome:
- a CDS encoding alkylphosphonate utilization protein, translated as MTDDEYVYDEESGEWMPASELAAKQSAADTVEVRDAVGNLLADGDAVTLIKDLDVKGAGQTLKRGTLIPSIRLTSDAQEIDCKYPGIKGLVLRAEFVRKR; from the coding sequence ATGACCGACGATGAATATGTCTACGACGAGGAGTCGGGCGAGTGGATGCCTGCCTCCGAACTCGCCGCCAAGCAATCGGCGGCCGACACCGTCGAGGTGCGTGATGCGGTTGGCAATCTGCTCGCCGATGGCGATGCGGTGACGCTGATTAAGGACCTCGACGTCAAGGGCGCGGGCCAGACGCTGAAGCGCGGCACCCTCATCCCCTCGATCCGCCTGACCAGCGACGCGCAGGAAATCGACTGCAAATATCCCGGCATAAAGGGGCTGGTGCTACGCGCGGAGTTCGTGCGCAAACGGTAG
- a CDS encoding bifunctional metallophosphatase/5'-nucleotidase, with amino-acid sequence MRRLALLIATLTLTACATAPRHADVPPTVPPPLPPFPIQILAFNDFHGNLETPPPVEFTEADGSKVKVTTGGAAHLAAMLEKLRATNPYTVTVSAGDTIGATPLTSALFLDEPTIETMNRLKLEFNAVGNHEFDKGVLELKRMQQGGCIQHTRRMPCAVEPFQGSKFRYLAANVIQPDGTTVFPSSGIKQFDTPVGTIRIGFIGMTLKDTKNLVTPGGVAGLTFADEAATANALVPKLKAEGANAIVLLIHQGGKLPTFNRGNGCDGFYGEIKPIVEQLDPAITTVVSGHTHWAYVCQNGAVDTKPGQLLTSAGKFGYMVTEIRLGFDPKTKALVDQSAVNDIVGDGQNGEDAAVKAYVDKYVAAAAPLANRLVGRLTTVAKRSEYDGESPAADLIADSMLAATRDKAKGGAQIALVNATGVRVDLPGGEVLYKDAFKMMPFGNNLVVMTLTGADLKEAVEQQFAIPVREGFNDPSVLAPSMGFGYTFDLSRPQGSRIVGMTLNGKPIDPKASYRVVVNNYLASGGDSIKAFTKGRDITDAGIIDIDALIAWIAGGRTPPKADRITRAF; translated from the coding sequence ATGCGCCGCCTTGCCCTGTTGATCGCGACCCTGACGCTGACCGCTTGCGCGACGGCGCCGCGTCATGCCGACGTGCCGCCGACTGTCCCGCCGCCGCTGCCGCCCTTCCCAATCCAGATCCTGGCGTTCAACGATTTCCACGGGAACCTCGAAACGCCGCCGCCGGTCGAATTCACCGAAGCGGATGGCAGCAAGGTGAAGGTGACGACCGGCGGCGCTGCGCACCTGGCGGCGATGCTCGAAAAGCTTCGCGCGACCAATCCCTACACGGTTACCGTGTCGGCGGGCGACACGATCGGCGCGACGCCGCTGACGTCTGCGCTGTTCCTCGACGAGCCGACGATCGAGACGATGAACCGGCTGAAGCTGGAGTTCAACGCGGTCGGCAATCATGAATTCGACAAGGGCGTGCTTGAGCTTAAGCGGATGCAGCAGGGGGGCTGCATTCAGCATACGCGCCGCATGCCCTGCGCCGTCGAGCCGTTCCAGGGCAGCAAGTTCCGCTACCTCGCCGCGAACGTCATCCAGCCCGACGGCACGACCGTCTTCCCGTCGAGCGGGATCAAGCAGTTCGATACGCCGGTAGGGACGATCAGGATCGGCTTCATCGGCATGACGCTGAAGGACACCAAGAACCTCGTCACCCCGGGTGGAGTCGCAGGACTGACCTTCGCCGACGAAGCGGCGACCGCCAACGCGCTGGTGCCCAAGCTGAAGGCCGAAGGGGCGAATGCTATCGTGCTGCTGATCCACCAGGGCGGGAAGCTGCCGACCTTCAACCGCGGCAACGGCTGCGACGGATTTTATGGCGAGATCAAGCCGATCGTCGAACAGCTCGACCCGGCGATCACCACCGTCGTCAGCGGCCACACCCATTGGGCCTATGTCTGCCAGAACGGCGCGGTCGACACCAAGCCCGGACAACTGCTCACCAGTGCGGGCAAGTTCGGCTACATGGTGACCGAGATCCGGCTCGGCTTCGATCCCAAGACCAAGGCGCTGGTCGACCAGAGCGCGGTCAACGACATCGTCGGCGACGGACAGAACGGCGAAGATGCGGCCGTCAAAGCCTATGTCGATAAATATGTCGCCGCGGCCGCCCCGCTCGCCAATCGCTTGGTCGGCAGGCTGACGACGGTCGCAAAGCGCAGCGAATATGACGGCGAAAGCCCGGCGGCCGACCTCATCGCGGACTCGATGCTGGCGGCGACGAGGGACAAGGCCAAGGGCGGCGCGCAGATCGCGCTGGTCAACGCCACCGGCGTCCGCGTCGACCTGCCGGGCGGCGAAGTGCTGTACAAGGACGCCTTCAAGATGATGCCGTTCGGGAACAACCTCGTCGTGATGACCCTGACCGGTGCGGATTTAAAAGAAGCGGTCGAGCAGCAGTTCGCGATTCCGGTGCGGGAAGGCTTCAACGATCCCTCGGTCCTCGCGCCCTCGATGGGGTTCGGCTACACCTTCGACCTGTCGCGCCCGCAAGGGTCGCGCATCGTCGGAATGACGCTGAACGGGAAGCCGATCGACCCCAAGGCGAGCTATCGCGTCGTGGTGAACAACTACCTCGCTAGCGGCGGCGACAGCATCAAGGCGTTCACCAAGGGACGCGATATCACTGACGCCGGGATCATCGACATCGACGCGCTTATCGCGTGGATCGCGGGCGGACGCACCCCGCCCAAGGCGGACCGCATCACGCGGGCATTTTAA
- a CDS encoding adenosine kinase, protein MAEATIDIVAMGDAIVDVIASCDDQFLIDHDLPKGSMQLLTPAQADSLYSAMGQAREMSGGSAANSMAGVAAMGGKSAFIGQVAEDQLGMIFEHDMHALGVHFETPTLIGGPPTGRCLILVTPDAQRTMNTAPGASHELSVDGLDHELIRSASILYLEGYLWGPEKPRAAMMKAVEIAHDAGRNVAFTLSESVCIAGRKEGFAAMIDGGGVDLLFANEDEVLQLTGRTDVDAALAELRAKVPTLVVTHGPDGASAIRDGEMIRIPAAPVSQVVDTTGAGDLFAAGFLTAHCKGASLERCLWTGAIAAGEVIQHYGARPITDLKAKIGL, encoded by the coding sequence ATGGCCGAAGCCACCATCGATATCGTTGCCATGGGCGATGCCATCGTCGACGTCATCGCGTCGTGCGACGACCAGTTCCTGATCGACCATGACCTTCCCAAAGGCTCGATGCAGTTGCTGACGCCGGCCCAGGCCGATTCGCTCTATTCGGCGATGGGCCAGGCGCGCGAGATGTCGGGCGGCAGCGCCGCCAATTCGATGGCCGGCGTCGCCGCGATGGGGGGCAAGAGCGCGTTTATCGGGCAGGTCGCCGAAGACCAGCTGGGCATGATCTTCGAACATGACATGCACGCGCTTGGCGTCCATTTCGAAACGCCGACGCTGATCGGCGGGCCGCCGACAGGTCGCTGCCTGATCCTGGTGACGCCGGACGCGCAGCGCACGATGAACACCGCGCCGGGCGCGAGCCACGAATTGAGCGTCGACGGGCTCGACCATGAGCTGATCCGTTCGGCCTCGATCCTCTATCTCGAAGGCTATCTGTGGGGTCCGGAAAAGCCCCGCGCGGCGATGATGAAGGCGGTCGAGATCGCCCACGACGCCGGCCGTAACGTCGCCTTCACGCTGAGCGAAAGCGTGTGCATCGCCGGCCGCAAGGAAGGTTTTGCCGCGATGATCGACGGTGGCGGGGTCGACCTTCTGTTCGCCAACGAGGACGAAGTGCTGCAGCTGACCGGCCGCACCGATGTGGACGCGGCGCTGGCCGAACTGCGCGCCAAGGTGCCGACGCTGGTCGTGACGCATGGACCCGACGGCGCGTCCGCGATTCGCGACGGCGAAATGATCCGAATTCCGGCAGCCCCGGTTTCGCAGGTGGTCGACACGACCGGCGCGGGCGACCTGTTCGCCGCCGGCTTCCTCACCGCGCATTGCAAGGGCGCGAGCCTCGAGCGCTGCCTGTGGACCGGCGCGATCGCGGCTGGCGAAGTGATCCAGCACTATGGCGCGCGCCCGATCACCGACCTCAAAGCGAAGATCGGGCTGTGA
- a CDS encoding MarR family winged helix-turn-helix transcriptional regulator, which produces MKELAWEMAETSRMMRRFYDRRASALGVTSAQWRVLAWLGRKPGMKQVELAECLDVEPITACRIVDRLEEAGLVERQRDPEDRRAWRLELTDKAQPILARLRALAEEMASEAFAGFDDGDIEALRTRLARVRDNVTKAETAQRESA; this is translated from the coding sequence ATGAAAGAGCTTGCCTGGGAAATGGCCGAGACCAGTCGGATGATGCGCCGCTTTTACGACCGGCGCGCGTCGGCGCTGGGCGTGACCAGTGCCCAATGGCGGGTCCTCGCGTGGCTCGGCCGCAAGCCGGGGATGAAACAGGTTGAACTTGCCGAATGCCTGGACGTTGAGCCCATCACGGCCTGCCGGATCGTCGACCGGCTGGAAGAGGCTGGCCTCGTCGAGCGGCAGCGCGATCCCGAGGATCGCCGCGCGTGGCGGCTTGAGCTGACCGACAAGGCCCAGCCGATCCTCGCGCGCCTGCGAGCGCTGGCCGAGGAGATGGCGAGTGAGGCGTTCGCCGGTTTCGACGACGGCGACATCGAAGCGCTACGGACGCGGCTGGCCCGGGTTCGCGACAATGTGACGAAGGCCGAAACGGCCCAAAGGGAATCGGCATGA
- a CDS encoding NupC/NupG family nucleoside CNT transporter: MNQSLLGFAGVAAIILIAIAFSSNRRAIRFRVVGAAFALQAVIAFLVLRTTGGREVIQAMSDGVAALLGYAGKGTEFLFGPSDKNPLANTFAIAALPVIIFFASLVAILYYLGIMQRVVKWVGGAIGFVTGVSKVESLGAAANIFVGQSESPLVVRPYLAALPKSQLFTLMCVGMAGVAGTILAAYASLLGEQYLPFLLAAAFMSAPGGILMAKLIMPDEPPSAGELPLEGAVAVAPEEDIDVQGFEEGEQPANIIMAAGQGAQTGVKLAVAVGAMVLAFVALVALLNGMIGGIGHLFGQDGWSLQAGLGALFAPVMYLIGVPWNEAGVAGGLFGTKIALNEFVAFIDLGNAEGAAAALSDRSRAIVTFALCGFANFSSIAIQMAVVGNLAPNQKANVARLGLKALLAGSLANLMSAALAGIMLP, from the coding sequence ATGAACCAGAGCCTGCTGGGGTTCGCCGGTGTTGCGGCGATCATCCTTATCGCCATCGCCTTTTCGTCGAACCGTCGCGCGATCAGGTTTCGCGTCGTCGGCGCGGCGTTCGCGCTGCAGGCAGTGATCGCCTTCCTCGTTCTGCGCACGACCGGCGGCCGCGAAGTCATCCAGGCCATGTCCGACGGGGTTGCCGCGCTGCTCGGCTACGCCGGCAAGGGCACCGAATTCCTGTTCGGGCCGAGCGACAAGAACCCGCTCGCCAACACCTTCGCCATCGCCGCGCTGCCGGTGATCATCTTCTTCGCCTCGCTGGTCGCCATCCTTTACTACCTCGGCATCATGCAGCGCGTGGTGAAGTGGGTCGGCGGGGCGATCGGCTTCGTCACCGGCGTCAGCAAGGTCGAAAGCCTGGGCGCGGCAGCCAACATCTTCGTCGGCCAGTCGGAAAGCCCGCTGGTGGTGCGGCCCTACCTCGCCGCGCTGCCCAAGAGCCAACTGTTCACACTGATGTGCGTCGGCATGGCGGGCGTCGCGGGCACGATTTTGGCGGCTTATGCCAGCCTGCTGGGCGAGCAATATCTGCCCTTCCTGCTAGCCGCCGCCTTCATGTCGGCCCCGGGCGGCATCCTGATGGCCAAGCTGATCATGCCCGACGAACCGCCGTCGGCCGGCGAGCTGCCGCTCGAAGGCGCGGTCGCGGTGGCGCCGGAAGAGGACATCGACGTGCAGGGCTTCGAAGAAGGCGAGCAGCCGGCGAACATCATCATGGCCGCGGGTCAGGGCGCGCAGACCGGCGTCAAGCTGGCGGTCGCGGTCGGTGCGATGGTGCTGGCCTTCGTCGCGCTGGTGGCGCTGCTCAACGGCATGATCGGCGGCATCGGCCACCTGTTCGGCCAGGACGGTTGGAGCCTGCAGGCCGGCCTCGGCGCGCTGTTCGCCCCGGTGATGTACCTGATCGGCGTGCCGTGGAACGAAGCGGGCGTCGCCGGCGGGCTGTTCGGCACCAAGATCGCGCTCAACGAATTCGTCGCCTTCATCGACCTCGGCAATGCTGAGGGCGCCGCGGCGGCGCTGAGCGATCGCAGCCGGGCCATCGTGACCTTCGCGCTGTGCGGTTTCGCCAACTTCAGTTCGATCGCGATCCAGATGGCGGTGGTCGGCAATTTAGCGCCGAACCAGAAGGCCAATGTCGCACGGCTGGGCCTCAAGGCGCTGCTCGCGGGCAGCCTTGCCAACCTGATGTCGGCGGCGCTCGCCGGGATCATGCTGCCGTAA
- a CDS encoding isopenicillin N synthase family dioxygenase yields the protein MTIDTITSESVATVSLADAETNPDRLAQDLGNSFVNYGFAIVRDHGIPQQLIDRANELAKQYFALPDAVKRKYHVEGGGGARGYTPFGIETAKGANAYDLKEFYHVGRDLPKGHKFRDHMGDNVWPDEVPGFKETFQQLYAEFDKAGAKLLRAVARFLKIDEDYFVDAIRDGNSVMRMLHYPPIPAQPGEHIRAGAHGDINAITLLLGAEEAGLQLLTKEGKWLDVKPKEGELAINIGDMLDRLTNGYLPSTQHRVVNPAPERASNSRYSMPFFLHFRSDFEIKALPGCVPEGEEPKQPPITANEYLQERLREIKLK from the coding sequence ATGACTATCGACACCATCACCAGCGAAAGCGTCGCGACCGTTTCGCTCGCCGATGCCGAGACCAATCCGGACCGGCTTGCCCAGGACCTTGGCAACAGCTTCGTCAACTATGGCTTCGCGATCGTCCGCGACCATGGCATCCCGCAGCAGCTGATCGATCGCGCCAACGAACTGGCCAAGCAATATTTCGCGCTGCCCGACGCGGTGAAGCGCAAATATCATGTCGAAGGCGGCGGCGGCGCGCGCGGCTACACGCCGTTCGGGATCGAAACTGCCAAGGGCGCAAACGCCTACGATCTCAAGGAATTCTACCACGTCGGCCGCGACCTGCCGAAAGGGCACAAGTTCCGCGATCATATGGGCGACAATGTCTGGCCGGATGAAGTGCCGGGCTTCAAGGAAACCTTCCAGCAGCTTTATGCCGAGTTCGACAAGGCGGGGGCCAAGCTGCTCCGCGCAGTCGCGCGCTTCCTCAAGATCGATGAGGATTATTTCGTCGACGCGATCCGCGACGGCAATAGCGTGATGCGCATGCTGCACTATCCGCCGATCCCGGCGCAGCCCGGCGAGCATATCCGCGCCGGCGCGCATGGCGATATCAACGCCATCACGCTGCTGCTGGGCGCGGAAGAGGCGGGTCTCCAGCTGCTGACCAAGGAAGGCAAGTGGCTCGACGTCAAGCCGAAGGAGGGCGAACTCGCCATCAACATCGGCGACATGCTCGACCGGTTGACCAACGGCTATTTGCCCTCGACGCAGCACCGCGTGGTCAACCCGGCGCCGGAACGGGCGAGCAATTCGCGCTACTCGATGCCCTTCTTTCTGCACTTCCGCAGCGACTTCGAGATCAAGGCACTGCCGGGCTGCGTGCCGGAGGGCGAAGAGCCCAAGCAGCCGCCGATCACCGCGAACGAATATCTCCAGGAACGTCTGCGCGAGATCAAACTCAAATGA
- a CDS encoding TIGR00730 family Rossman fold protein codes for MSEIKRLAVYCGANAGANAAYTDAARDLIREMAARGIDLVYGGGKLGLMGIIADEMLSAGGKVYGVIPQALVDKEVAHRGLTELHTVNTMHERKAAFTELSDGFVCLPGGIGTLDELFEAWTWNALGYHAKPFCLLNVDNFWDGLTDFMDHVSASGFLSEARRAQLLKAATPAEALDLLDSAVKTATQGMTW; via the coding sequence GTGAGCGAGATCAAGCGCCTTGCCGTCTATTGCGGCGCCAATGCCGGCGCCAACGCAGCGTACACCGATGCCGCCCGCGACCTCATTCGCGAAATGGCGGCGCGCGGGATCGACCTGGTTTACGGCGGCGGCAAGCTCGGCCTGATGGGCATCATCGCCGATGAAATGCTGAGCGCGGGCGGCAAGGTCTATGGCGTCATCCCGCAGGCGCTGGTCGACAAGGAAGTCGCCCACCGCGGCCTCACCGAGCTGCACACCGTCAACACGATGCACGAGCGCAAGGCCGCGTTCACCGAGCTGAGCGACGGCTTCGTCTGCCTGCCGGGCGGGATCGGCACGCTCGACGAACTGTTCGAAGCCTGGACGTGGAACGCGCTCGGCTACCACGCCAAGCCCTTCTGCCTGCTCAACGTCGACAATTTCTGGGACGGGCTGACCGACTTCATGGACCATGTGTCGGCGAGCGGGTTCCTGAGCGAAGCGCGCCGCGCGCAGCTGCTGAAAGCCGCCACCCCCGCGGAGGCGCTCGACCTGCTGGACTCGGCCGTGAAAACTGCCACACAGGGCATGACTTGGTAA
- a CDS encoding HlyD family secretion protein gives MNEMTKVDTINASDANEVVVPRRSRRRIVLLLIVPILIVAVGLFMWLNGGKSVETDNAYVKQDITAISTQVNGPVAAVYVRENQHVNKGDLLYRVDPAPFLAALHAAEAQLAAARLQTSQLQVQAAGTGGDIVSAEANLAIAQRALDRQNALLKQGFTTRANHDDAVNEVAKARAQLSDARARSNNANAAIAPGGNQPQIAAALAAVEKARLDLQHTEIRSPISGTVAKSDRLLVGQSAITGVAMLSIVADTQAWVEANFKEGDLARMAPGLPAVVKFDAYPNLKLKAHVASIGSGTGSEFSVLPAQNANGNWVKVTQRVPVRIAFDEKPPREMIAGLSSTVEVELNR, from the coding sequence ATGAACGAAATGACCAAGGTCGACACCATCAACGCCAGCGATGCGAACGAAGTGGTGGTGCCCCGGCGCAGTCGGCGTCGCATCGTCCTGTTGTTGATTGTGCCGATCCTGATCGTGGCGGTCGGCCTGTTCATGTGGCTGAACGGCGGCAAGTCGGTCGAAACCGACAATGCCTATGTGAAGCAGGACATCACGGCCATTTCGACCCAGGTGAACGGCCCCGTTGCGGCCGTCTACGTTCGCGAAAACCAGCATGTGAACAAGGGCGACCTGCTGTACCGCGTAGACCCCGCGCCGTTCTTGGCAGCGCTGCACGCGGCAGAGGCGCAGTTGGCCGCTGCCCGCCTGCAGACTTCGCAGCTTCAGGTGCAGGCCGCGGGAACGGGCGGCGACATCGTCAGCGCGGAGGCGAACCTTGCCATCGCCCAGCGTGCGCTCGACCGACAGAACGCGCTGCTGAAGCAGGGCTTCACCACTCGCGCCAACCATGACGATGCGGTCAATGAAGTGGCCAAGGCCCGTGCCCAGCTGTCCGATGCGCGGGCGCGGTCGAACAATGCCAATGCGGCAATCGCGCCGGGCGGCAACCAGCCGCAGATCGCGGCGGCGCTTGCGGCCGTGGAAAAGGCCCGGCTCGACCTGCAGCATACCGAAATCCGCTCGCCGATCAGCGGCACGGTCGCCAAGTCCGACCGCCTGCTCGTCGGGCAGTCGGCAATTACCGGTGTCGCGATGCTGTCGATCGTCGCGGATACGCAGGCATGGGTCGAAGCCAATTTCAAGGAAGGCGACCTCGCCAGGATGGCGCCGGGCCTGCCGGCGGTCGTCAAGTTCGATGCCTATCCGAATTTGAAGCTGAAGGCGCATGTCGCCTCGATCGGGTCGGGGACGGGCAGCGAGTTCTCGGTGCTTCCTGCGCAGAACGCCAACGGCAACTGGGTCAAGGTCACGCAGCGCGTGCCGGTCCGCATCGCCTTCGATGAGAAGCCGCCGCGTGAAATGATCGCCGGCCTTAGCTCGACCGTCGAGGTCGAACTCAACCGCTAA
- a CDS encoding AMP nucleosidase produces MTEKNDIETILDQLEARYTQSVTRLREALTAYAERGVRPDPKARDDGAFAYPELRIEYDPETPPPTPARAFARLNQPGIYTTSIARPALFREYLREQLGHLVGDYQVKVSVGSSASEIPYPFVLDGGDLDLKGITTAELSRWFPSTDLVEIGDEIADGAWDLALDPTRPLALFDAPRTDFSLARLKHYTGTPTDHFQHYVLFTNYVRYVDEFVRTAIAALREPDSRFTGLSVPGGVYEHGDLTDAEEQIAAGVWRRHQMPAYHLMTPEGDGITLVNIGVGPSNAKTICDHIAVLRPHAWLMIGHCGGLRPSQTIGDYVLAHAYLRDDHVMDDILPVEIPIPAIAEVQNAMYQATLSVTGEDEDQLKKRFRTGTVVTTDDRNWELRYTLSALRFNQSRAVAIDMESATVAAQGYRFRVPYGTLLCVSDKPLHGELKLPGQANAFYERAISQHLKIGIETLNLLRQEGDGLHSRKLRSFDEPPLR; encoded by the coding sequence ATGACAGAAAAGAACGATATCGAAACGATCCTGGACCAACTCGAAGCCCGCTACACACAGTCCGTTACCAGGTTGCGCGAAGCGCTCACTGCCTACGCCGAGCGGGGCGTACGGCCCGACCCCAAGGCCCGCGACGATGGGGCCTTCGCCTATCCCGAACTCAGGATCGAATATGATCCGGAAACGCCGCCGCCGACCCCGGCCCGCGCCTTCGCCCGGCTGAACCAGCCCGGCATCTACACCACATCGATCGCCCGCCCCGCCCTATTCCGCGAATATCTGCGCGAACAGCTTGGCCACCTCGTCGGCGACTATCAGGTGAAGGTCAGCGTCGGCTCATCGGCCAGCGAAATCCCTTACCCGTTCGTCCTTGACGGCGGCGACCTCGACCTCAAGGGCATCACCACCGCCGAACTGTCGCGCTGGTTCCCCTCGACCGACCTCGTCGAAATCGGCGACGAGATAGCCGACGGTGCGTGGGACCTGGCGCTCGACCCGACCCGCCCGCTGGCGCTGTTCGATGCGCCGCGCACCGACTTCAGCCTCGCGCGGCTCAAGCATTACACCGGCACGCCGACCGACCATTTCCAGCATTATGTGCTGTTCACCAACTATGTCCGCTACGTGGACGAATTCGTGCGCACCGCCATTGCGGCATTGCGTGAGCCCGACAGTCGTTTCACCGGCCTGTCGGTCCCGGGCGGTGTTTACGAACATGGCGACCTGACCGACGCTGAGGAACAGATCGCGGCGGGCGTATGGCGGCGGCACCAGATGCCGGCCTACCATCTGATGACGCCCGAAGGCGACGGCATCACGCTGGTCAACATCGGCGTCGGCCCGTCGAACGCCAAGACCATCTGCGACCATATCGCGGTCCTCCGCCCGCATGCCTGGCTGATGATCGGTCATTGCGGCGGCCTTCGTCCCAGCCAGACCATCGGCGACTATGTCCTCGCCCACGCTTACCTGCGCGACGACCATGTCATGGACGACATCCTGCCGGTCGAAATCCCGATCCCGGCCATCGCCGAAGTGCAGAACGCGATGTACCAGGCGACGCTCTCCGTCACCGGCGAGGATGAGGACCAGCTCAAGAAGCGCTTCCGCACCGGCACCGTGGTCACCACCGACGACCGCAACTGGGAGCTGCGCTACACGCTGTCGGCGCTGCGCTTCAACCAGAGCCGCGCGGTCGCGATCGACATGGAATCGGCCACCGTCGCCGCGCAGGGCTACCGCTTCCGCGTGCCCTACGGGACGCTGCTATGCGTCAGCGACAAGCCGCTGCACGGCGAACTGAAGCTGCCCGGGCAGGCCAATGCCTTTTACGAACGTGCGATCAGTCAGCACCTCAAGATCGGCATCGAGACGCTCAACCTGCTCAGGCAGGAAGGCGACGGCCTCCACAGCCGCAAGCTCAGGAGCTTCGACGAACCGCCGCTGCGTTAA
- a CDS encoding cytidine deaminase, whose product MNEEQLIERARGAALKAYAPYSRFSVGCAIESVDGEIVTGANMENACYRLGLCAEQSALTTAQHAFGLDKVRRIAVAGGDGSGSELKGEAPVTPCGGCRQAILEAAHLSGTDIEILAASGDGLKVERLRIHNLIPHGFGPANLKDSA is encoded by the coding sequence ATGAACGAGGAACAACTGATCGAACGCGCCCGCGGAGCCGCGCTCAAGGCCTATGCCCCCTACTCCCGCTTCTCGGTCGGATGCGCGATCGAAAGCGTCGATGGCGAGATCGTCACCGGCGCCAACATGGAAAACGCCTGCTATCGGCTCGGCCTGTGCGCCGAGCAGAGCGCGCTCACCACCGCCCAGCACGCCTTCGGCCTCGACAAGGTCCGCCGCATCGCGGTGGCGGGCGGCGACGGGTCGGGCAGCGAGCTGAAGGGCGAAGCGCCGGTCACCCCCTGCGGCGGATGCCGCCAGGCGATCCTTGAGGCCGCGCACCTTAGCGGCACCGACATCGAAATCCTCGCCGCGTCGGGCGACGGACTGAAGGTCGAAAGGCTGCGCATTCATAACCTGATCCCGCACGGGTTCGGTCCTGCAAATTTGAAAGACAGCGCCTAA